From a single Helicovermis profundi genomic region:
- a CDS encoding TIGR01906 family membrane protein, with the protein MSKTIKTIGMIIIGILLSISILVFSVDHYTFSSNYYVNKFVEFSVKDLSGLTDDGIVKAADKLTKYLKYKNESLDLKLNISGKIREVFNEKEKSHMVDVKNIFRNLNKFKDVSIGIIFLYLVLGLKYDFLRKKDIKNIFIVSFIFMLTIFIGLFILVNIDFTKYFIKFHQMFFSNKLWILDPSKDVLIQLLPEQFFIDITVKILELYGIITTTLTALVYLIYRHKFTS; encoded by the coding sequence AAACTATAGGCATGATTATTATTGGAATTTTGCTTTCAATATCTATTTTGGTATTTTCTGTTGATCATTATACATTTAGTTCAAATTATTATGTTAATAAGTTTGTTGAATTTTCGGTTAAAGACCTTTCTGGACTTACTGATGATGGAATAGTTAAAGCTGCTGATAAACTTACAAAATATTTAAAATATAAAAATGAGTCTCTAGATCTAAAACTTAATATTAGTGGAAAGATAAGAGAAGTTTTTAATGAAAAAGAAAAATCACATATGGTTGATGTGAAAAATATATTTAGAAATTTAAATAAATTTAAGGATGTTTCTATTGGGATTATTTTTCTATATTTAGTCCTAGGACTTAAGTATGATTTTTTAAGAAAAAAAGATATAAAAAATATTTTTATAGTTAGTTTTATTTTTATGCTTACTATATTTATAGGTTTATTTATATTAGTTAATATTGATTTTACAAAGTATTTTATTAAGTTTCATCAAATGTTTTTCTCAAATAAACTTTGGATTTTAGATCCATCTAAAGATGTACTGATTCAGTTATTACCTGAACAATTTTTTATTGATATAACAGTAAAAATATTAGAACTTTATGGTATTATTACAACTACTCTAACCGCTTTGGTTTATTTAATATATAGACATAAATTTACAAGCTGA
- the addB gene encoding helicase-exonuclease AddAB subunit AddB produces the protein MLRYFIGRSSSGKTDQIYKEVNKFINEKVNGKIVLIVPEQFTLESEMDLINNLDKEGLLNVEVISFTRLMERVFDELGKLDRTDINEIGKIMILKKLFNKSSSKLNVFGSIYKKRGFLDLFSSLIKEFKRAGISSNSLMEYTESSNNILLTSKLKDIALVFKEFETNMEDKYIDEEDKFNYFIEIIKESELIKNSYFYIDSFMGYTYQEIKIIEQLMKYSKNLTITFLLDEKIAEGSSNDLEVFSPSLKYFNMLSKIAKKNKVKESKKVFSYPIKDLEIGHIEKNMFKYPFKVFSGENNSVKIDVDLNYEEEIERLAIEVSNLVRNNGYRWRDFAVVSGHIEDYDIILKRVFDEYNIPYFIDDKRSITNSPIIKVILFALKSIQKYYRYEDMFKLIKTNYVGLTREEGELLENYALSYGIKGKRWLVDIESENNDNEIYESYKKIIVIPLMELEKNLANKNTVKNMTEAIYKYMSQINIFEKLSGTIDKLINDGKNDIANEYSQIWNILIDIFDQIVEINGDEKMELKDFIDMLESGFEEYKVGIIPPTIDKVTIAKIERIKSNNIKNLFVIGLNDGRIPVSRNDYGILIDDEKNELINTGLQLKSDLSSVENDEELAFYSLLSKTKERIFFSYSLSSNSGKALRPSIYLDKLLKIFPSIKVDDTIKRKNNKGKNYIIESEASFRYLTENLRMWIDGKDIDELWFSVYRWFYNKAEYREKLLNIIDGLFHKNQVKSIGKIGANDLYKLPLKANVSRIENFNRCPFSHFIDYGLKPKKREEYTVELPDIGIIFHESIEKFGRQVFSNQDVFIDLKENEAYSMIEKIIDDMARDYGKKVFDSSYKYKYLINKIKRVGRRAAWTIIKHVKEGDFFPKSYELKFGEGFNAIPSIIIELKTGEKLFLEGRIDRVDLLDNDGQMYVKIIDYKSGSKKFDLSDVINGIQIQLLIYMDAVLENPDYFRCEKLNPAGVFYFKIDDPLLNGEDIDISKIESEIYSSLKLDGLAISKVNIVNSIDRNLLNENKSKVVPVELKKDGTFSARSAVLDEEDFNKLIDYVKDKVIESASEITDGNIRIEPILTNNFKACEYCSYSAICQFDTRFEDNFYRRIKKYKKDEVIEIINRG, from the coding sequence ATGTTAAGATATTTTATCGGGCGTTCTTCTAGCGGTAAAACAGACCAAATATATAAAGAAGTAAATAAATTTATAAATGAAAAAGTGAATGGTAAAATCGTTCTAATTGTTCCAGAACAATTTACATTAGAGTCCGAAATGGATTTAATTAATAATTTAGATAAAGAAGGCCTTCTAAATGTTGAAGTAATTAGTTTTACACGTCTTATGGAGAGGGTCTTTGATGAACTAGGAAAGCTAGACAGAACAGATATTAATGAAATTGGAAAAATAATGATTTTAAAAAAATTATTTAATAAATCTAGTTCTAAGTTAAATGTATTTGGAAGTATATATAAAAAGAGAGGGTTTTTAGATTTATTTAGTAGTCTTATTAAAGAGTTTAAAAGAGCAGGAATTTCAAGTAATTCTTTAATGGAATATACAGAGAGTAGTAACAATATACTTTTGACTTCAAAACTTAAGGATATTGCTCTTGTTTTTAAAGAGTTTGAAACAAATATGGAAGATAAATATATTGATGAAGAAGATAAATTTAATTATTTTATTGAGATTATTAAAGAGTCAGAGTTAATTAAGAATTCTTATTTTTATATTGATAGTTTTATGGGATATACATACCAGGAGATTAAAATAATAGAGCAATTAATGAAGTATTCTAAAAACCTTACAATAACTTTTTTACTTGATGAAAAAATTGCTGAAGGAAGTAGTAATGATTTAGAAGTTTTTTCTCCATCATTAAAGTACTTTAATATGCTAAGTAAAATTGCCAAAAAGAATAAGGTAAAAGAGAGTAAGAAAGTATTTTCTTATCCTATTAAAGACTTAGAAATTGGTCATATTGAAAAAAATATGTTCAAATATCCTTTTAAAGTTTTTAGTGGTGAAAATAATTCAGTTAAAATCGATGTAGATTTAAATTATGAAGAAGAAATTGAAAGGCTTGCTATAGAAGTTTCTAATTTGGTTAGAAATAATGGCTATAGGTGGAGAGATTTTGCAGTCGTTTCAGGACATATTGAGGATTATGATATTATTCTTAAACGTGTATTTGATGAATATAATATTCCATATTTTATTGATGACAAAAGAAGTATAACTAATAGCCCTATTATAAAGGTCATACTATTTGCATTAAAATCAATACAAAAATATTATAGATATGAAGATATGTTTAAATTAATCAAAACAAACTATGTTGGTCTTACAAGGGAAGAAGGAGAACTTCTTGAAAATTATGCTCTTTCATATGGTATTAAAGGTAAGAGATGGCTCGTTGATATTGAAAGTGAAAATAATGATAATGAAATATACGAGTCATATAAAAAAATTATTGTAATTCCTTTGATGGAACTTGAAAAAAATTTAGCAAACAAAAATACTGTTAAAAATATGACTGAAGCTATATATAAATATATGAGTCAAATAAATATTTTTGAAAAACTAAGTGGAACAATTGATAAATTAATTAATGATGGTAAAAATGATATTGCAAATGAATATTCACAAATATGGAATATTTTAATTGATATTTTTGATCAAATTGTAGAAATAAACGGCGATGAAAAGATGGAATTAAAAGATTTTATAGATATGCTTGAATCTGGATTCGAAGAATATAAAGTTGGTATAATTCCACCAACGATTGATAAAGTAACAATAGCTAAAATTGAAAGAATTAAATCAAATAATATTAAAAATTTATTTGTGATAGGTTTAAATGATGGTAGAATTCCAGTAAGTAGAAACGATTATGGCATATTAATAGATGATGAAAAAAATGAATTAATTAATACTGGACTTCAGTTAAAATCTGATTTATCAAGTGTTGAAAATGACGAAGAATTAGCATTTTATTCACTTCTTTCTAAAACAAAAGAAAGGATATTCTTTTCTTATTCACTTTCATCAAATTCAGGCAAAGCGCTTAGACCGTCAATTTATTTAGATAAACTTCTTAAAATTTTTCCGAGTATTAAAGTTGATGATACTATAAAAAGAAAAAATAATAAAGGTAAAAATTATATTATTGAAAGCGAGGCTTCATTTAGATATTTAACGGAAAATTTAAGAATGTGGATAGATGGTAAAGATATTGATGAGCTTTGGTTTTCGGTGTATAGATGGTTTTATAATAAAGCTGAATATAGAGAAAAACTACTAAACATTATTGATGGATTATTTCACAAAAATCAAGTTAAGAGTATTGGTAAAATTGGAGCAAATGATTTATATAAATTACCTCTTAAAGCAAATGTATCAAGAATTGAAAATTTCAATAGGTGCCCATTTTCTCATTTTATTGACTATGGGCTTAAACCAAAAAAACGTGAAGAATATACTGTTGAACTTCCAGATATCGGTATAATATTTCATGAATCTATTGAAAAATTTGGTAGACAAGTATTTTCAAATCAGGATGTTTTTATTGATTTAAAAGAAAATGAAGCCTATAGCATGATTGAAAAGATAATTGATGACATGGCAAGAGATTATGGTAAAAAAGTATTTGATTCTAGTTACAAATACAAATATTTAATTAATAAAATCAAAAGAGTTGGAAGAAGAGCTGCTTGGACAATAATTAAACATGTTAAAGAAGGTGATTTTTTTCCAAAGTCATATGAACTTAAATTTGGAGAAGGTTTTAATGCTATACCATCTATTATAATTGAGCTTAAAACAGGTGAAAAGTTATTTTTAGAAGGTAGAATAGATAGAGTAGATTTATTAGATAATGATGGTCAGATGTATGTAAAAATTATTGATTATAAATCTGGAAGTAAAAAATTTGATCTTTCTGATGTTATAAATGGTATACAAATTCAGCTTCTTATATATATGGATGCAGTGCTTGAAAATCCAGATTATTTTAGGTGCGAAAAATTAAATCCAGCGGGCGTATTTTATTTTAAAATAGACGATCCGCTCTTAAATGGTGAAGATATTGATATTTCAAAAATTGAAAGTGAAATATATAGTTCGCTTAAACTTGATGGACTTGCTATAAGCAAAGTTAATATAGTTAATTCAATAGATCGAAATTTATTAAATGAAAATAAATCGAAGGTAGTCCCTGTAGAACTAAAAAAAGATGGAACGTTTTCAGCTAGGTCTGCAGTTTTAGATGAAGAAGATTTTAATAAACTTATAGACTATGTTAAAGATAAGGTTATTGAAAGTGCTAGCGAAATTACGGATGGAAACATTAGAATAGAGCCCATACTTACAAACAATTTTAAAGCATGTGAGTATTGTTCGTATAGTGCAATCTGTCAATTTGATACTAGATTTGAAGATAATTTTTATAGAAGAATTAAAAAATACAAAAAAGATGAAGTAATAGAAATAATTAATAGGGGCTAA
- the addA gene encoding helicase-exonuclease AddAB subunit AddA, with the protein MVKWTEDQKKAIEVRDRNILVSAAAGSGKTAVLVERIINIIIKDKVSLENMLIVTFTNAAASEMRERILNSLVKKIEIEKEDSSFIREQIGLVNKALITTMHSFCLDIVKKNYYKIDIDPNFKIGDTTELQIMLSESIDQVFENEYMNEKSDFISLVEAYGTNRDDKALKEIIIKLYYFIQSKPNPLGWLKDAIELYSIEKEEFDSHIWVKSVKENIKYSLESLKSILHEAIETASEEDGPSEYLDALLSDYESLEDLEESLEENYDDFTNIIKKIEFLRMKSVSKKRKEEVDLLKIEKTKKLRDDYKKIIRKLSKSLGEKNTKEIIKVMNEMYPYVKYIYKLVSLVYEKYLELKKEKSFLDFNDLEQFSIELLKYEDIRKYYQEKFDYIVLDEYQDSNIVQETIINSIKRDNNLFLVGDVKQSIYRFRLADPDLFIEKYKNYNLDEGKNDVKIDLSMNFRSRKEILNAINFIFDNIMLEEIGNIDYDENAFLYNGMDFKENYNSSVDVDIIEGNTDDIVEGENNNEVNSLLLDMQKTEIEALHIAKKIKSILGEKIYIAKKNEYKAIEYRDIVILLRATKSRASVFAEIFANEGIPLFSDVGNKYFEVLEIKIFINLLRLIDNRFQDIPLITVLRSSIGNFSIEELISIREFNLDERFFNNFYNYNKDDLLRKKIIEFTKKIDNWSFEASYMKLDEFLWKVLKDSGFYNFVGASIDGENRQGNLKLLIEKADYFEKSTSSGIFSFIKYIEKLEKSSGDMGSAVSISENDNVARLMSIHKSKGLEFPVVILSGSGNKFNLMDLSGNILIDKDLGFGLKYINYKERYYKESLPQNAIKHRLKKATIAEELRILYVALTRAVDKLIIVGYVKKLDSSVQKWKKTISPFLILESNSYLDLIMTVLIKHKDAYILREGLEDYELIENESKWNINIYPKYDIVKNIVKKEEIDSSLKSKLINCDFTLDENNLKFVDEKFNFKYKYEQNVMLPSKLVATDMKKIENMDYKDLNYKIPSLISSPKFMTTEKIDGALIGTTYHKIFQNIDFKNGLKSKDYIINLIDKLVSKNLIDKELVSYIKINKILKFLESDLYNRIAESEKYFKEEPFVFSKNINGEKVLVQGIIDLFYIENNEIVLVDYKSDKITSNISTFVNKYKGQLSIYKEALLKSTDMIVKDTYIYFIDKSELVKVEV; encoded by the coding sequence ATGGTTAAATGGACTGAAGATCAAAAAAAAGCTATAGAGGTTAGAGATAGAAATATACTAGTTTCAGCTGCTGCTGGTTCTGGTAAAACAGCTGTATTAGTTGAAAGAATTATTAATATTATTATAAAAGATAAAGTTAGTTTAGAAAATATGTTAATTGTAACATTTACCAATGCGGCTGCAAGTGAGATGAGAGAGAGAATATTAAATTCTTTAGTTAAAAAAATAGAAATTGAAAAAGAAGATAGTTCTTTTATAAGAGAGCAGATTGGATTAGTAAATAAAGCACTTATTACTACAATGCATTCATTTTGTCTTGATATTGTGAAAAAAAATTATTATAAAATAGATATTGATCCTAATTTTAAAATAGGTGATACTACTGAACTTCAAATAATGCTTTCAGAATCAATTGACCAAGTATTTGAAAATGAATATATGAATGAAAAGAGCGATTTTATTTCTTTAGTTGAAGCTTATGGAACAAATAGAGATGATAAAGCACTAAAAGAAATAATAATCAAATTGTACTATTTTATTCAAAGTAAGCCAAATCCACTTGGCTGGCTTAAAGACGCAATTGAACTCTATAGTATTGAAAAAGAAGAATTTGATTCCCATATATGGGTTAAATCAGTAAAAGAAAACATAAAATATTCACTTGAATCCCTAAAAAGTATACTTCACGAAGCAATTGAAACTGCAAGTGAGGAAGATGGACCAAGTGAGTATCTAGATGCTCTTTTAAGTGATTATGAATCTTTAGAAGATTTAGAAGAAAGTTTAGAAGAAAATTATGATGATTTTACAAATATAATTAAAAAAATTGAATTTTTAAGGATGAAATCAGTTTCTAAAAAAAGAAAAGAAGAAGTAGATTTATTAAAAATCGAAAAAACTAAAAAACTTAGAGATGATTATAAAAAAATTATAAGAAAGCTTTCAAAATCACTTGGAGAAAAAAATACAAAAGAAATTATAAAAGTAATGAATGAAATGTATCCATATGTGAAATATATTTATAAATTAGTTTCTTTAGTATATGAAAAATATCTTGAATTAAAAAAAGAAAAATCATTTCTTGATTTTAATGACTTAGAGCAGTTTTCTATTGAACTATTAAAATATGAAGATATTAGAAAATATTATCAAGAAAAGTTTGATTATATTGTACTCGATGAATATCAAGATTCCAATATTGTACAGGAAACTATTATAAATTCAATAAAAAGAGACAATAATTTATTTTTAGTTGGTGATGTTAAGCAAAGTATATATAGATTTAGACTAGCAGATCCTGACCTTTTTATTGAAAAATATAAAAATTATAATTTAGACGAAGGTAAAAATGATGTAAAAATTGATTTATCTATGAATTTTAGAAGTAGAAAAGAAATATTAAATGCTATAAATTTTATCTTTGATAATATTATGTTAGAGGAAATAGGTAATATTGATTATGATGAAAATGCATTTTTATATAATGGAATGGACTTTAAAGAAAACTATAATTCATCTGTTGATGTAGATATTATAGAGGGCAATACAGATGATATAGTTGAAGGTGAAAATAATAATGAAGTAAATTCTTTACTTTTAGATATGCAAAAAACTGAAATTGAAGCACTTCATATAGCAAAAAAAATAAAAAGCATATTAGGTGAGAAAATATATATTGCTAAAAAAAATGAATACAAAGCCATTGAGTATAGAGATATAGTAATACTTCTTCGTGCAACTAAAAGCCGTGCAAGTGTTTTTGCAGAAATATTTGCAAATGAAGGTATACCTCTATTTAGTGATGTAGGAAATAAATATTTTGAAGTATTAGAGATTAAAATTTTTATAAATTTACTTAGATTAATAGATAATAGATTTCAAGATATTCCATTAATTACAGTTTTAAGATCATCTATAGGAAATTTTTCTATTGAAGAATTAATAAGCATAAGAGAATTCAATTTAGATGAAAGATTTTTTAATAATTTTTATAACTATAATAAAGATGATTTATTAAGAAAAAAAATTATAGAATTTACTAAAAAAATTGATAATTGGTCCTTTGAAGCGTCATATATGAAACTAGATGAATTTCTTTGGAAAGTCTTAAAAGATTCAGGCTTTTACAATTTCGTTGGTGCGAGTATTGATGGTGAAAATAGACAAGGAAATTTAAAGTTATTAATAGAAAAAGCGGATTATTTTGAAAAATCGACTTCAAGTGGAATTTTTAGCTTTATAAAGTATATTGAAAAATTAGAAAAATCATCTGGTGATATGGGAAGTGCCGTGTCTATTAGTGAAAACGATAATGTTGCACGGCTTATGAGTATTCATAAATCTAAAGGCTTAGAATTTCCTGTAGTAATACTTTCTGGAAGCGGAAATAAATTTAATTTAATGGATTTAAGTGGAAATATTTTAATAGATAAAGATTTAGGCTTTGGTCTTAAATATATTAATTATAAAGAAAGATATTACAAGGAAAGCTTGCCTCAAAATGCAATAAAACATAGACTTAAAAAAGCAACTATTGCTGAGGAACTAAGGATTTTATATGTTGCTCTAACAAGAGCAGTTGATAAACTAATAATCGTTGGTTATGTAAAAAAATTAGATTCATCAGTTCAAAAGTGGAAGAAGACAATTTCTCCTTTTCTAATTTTAGAATCAAATTCATACCTTGATTTAATTATGACAGTACTTATAAAACATAAAGATGCCTATATATTAAGAGAAGGACTAGAAGATTATGAACTTATTGAAAATGAGTCGAAATGGAATATTAATATATATCCAAAATATGATATTGTAAAAAATATTGTAAAAAAAGAAGAAATTGATTCATCTTTAAAATCAAAACTTATTAATTGTGATTTTACTTTAGATGAAAATAATCTTAAATTTGTGGACGAAAAATTTAATTTTAAATACAAATATGAGCAAAATGTTATGCTTCCATCTAAACTTGTTGCTACTGATATGAAAAAAATAGAAAATATGGATTATAAAGATTTAAATTATAAAATACCAAGCCTTATATCTTCTCCAAAATTTATGACTACAGAGAAAATAGATGGTGCATTAATTGGAACTACTTATCATAAGATTTTTCAAAATATTGATTTTAAAAATGGGTTAAAATCTAAGGATTATATAATTAATTTAATAGATAAATTAGTAAGCAAAAATCTAATAGATAAAGAACTTGTTTCTTATATAAAAATTAATAAAATATTAAAATTTCTAGAATCAGACTTGTATAATAGGATTGCAGAATCTGAAAAGTATTTTAAAGAAGAACCATTTGTATTTAGTAAAAATATTAATGGTGAAAAAGTTTTAGTTCAAGGTATTATAGATCTTTTTTATATTGAAAATAATGAAATTGTTTTAGTGGATTATAAGAGCGATAAAATTACTTCTAATATTTCAACATTTGTTAATAAATATAAAGGTCAATTATCTATTTATAAAGAAGCTCTTTTAAAATCAACAGATATGATTGTAAAAGATACGTATATTTACTTTATAGATAAAAGTGAACTTGTAAAAGTGGAGGTATAA
- a CDS encoding metallophosphoesterase family protein, with translation MKLLHTSDWHLGKHLEGKSRLDEQEKFLEDLINITNKNSVDVVLISGDIFDTVNPSSKAETLYYDTVKKLSNGGERLIVIIAGNHDNPSRLDAVYPLAKELGIIIVGKPGKILETGKVGNFDVLKSDKGLVEIDIKGEKTIFALLPYPSESRLEEVFDYYFKEEDAQREYSKRIGLIMDYFDSYFREDTINIVASHLFVMGGLSTDSERPIQIGGGLLVHASDLSKKADYIALGHLHRPQRIKSEFSNIIYSGSPIQYSKSEIGYSKSVFIVDFKAGKAPVIDEIWLNTYKPIEVWKCNSITEAIEKARENSQKESYVYLEIKTDKVIELSEIKEIKNLKNDILSIVPIFSESERESEEFNTDDKDIYELFDEYYFSENMAKASQELTKMFYEIVRGDEDETDIS, from the coding sequence ATGAAATTACTTCATACATCAGATTGGCATCTTGGAAAGCATTTGGAAGGTAAAAGTAGACTTGATGAACAAGAAAAATTTTTAGAAGATTTAATAAATATTACAAATAAAAATAGTGTTGATGTAGTTTTGATTTCTGGGGATATTTTCGATACGGTAAATCCATCTTCAAAAGCAGAAACACTGTATTATGATACAGTTAAAAAATTGTCAAATGGCGGAGAAAGATTAATTGTTATTATTGCAGGTAATCATGATAATCCATCAAGACTAGATGCTGTATATCCACTTGCAAAAGAACTTGGAATTATTATAGTAGGAAAGCCAGGTAAGATTTTAGAAACTGGTAAAGTAGGTAATTTTGATGTTTTAAAGAGTGATAAAGGTTTAGTAGAAATAGATATAAAGGGAGAAAAAACTATATTTGCCCTTCTTCCATATCCAAGTGAATCTAGGCTTGAAGAGGTATTTGATTACTATTTTAAAGAGGAAGATGCACAGAGAGAATATTCAAAGAGAATTGGACTTATTATGGATTACTTTGATTCTTATTTTAGAGAAGACACTATAAATATAGTCGCATCACATTTATTTGTAATGGGCGGACTTTCTACCGATAGTGAAAGACCAATTCAAATTGGAGGAGGTCTTTTAGTTCACGCTAGTGATTTATCTAAAAAAGCTGACTATATAGCACTCGGACATTTGCATAGACCTCAAAGAATTAAATCGGAGTTTTCAAATATTATATATTCGGGTTCACCTATTCAGTATTCAAAAAGCGAAATTGGGTATTCAAAGTCAGTCTTTATAGTAGATTTTAAAGCTGGAAAGGCTCCAGTTATTGATGAAATATGGTTAAATACTTATAAACCAATTGAAGTATGGAAATGTAATTCAATTACCGAGGCTATTGAAAAAGCAAGAGAAAATAGCCAAAAAGAAAGCTATGTTTATTTAGAAATAAAAACTGACAAAGTAATTGAGCTTTCCGAGATAAAAGAAATTAAAAATCTTAAAAATGATATTTTATCAATTGTACCAATCTTTTCAGAAAGTGAAAGAGAGAGTGAAGAGTTTAATACAGATGATAAAGATATTTATGAATTATTTGATGAATACTATTTTAGTGAAAATATGGCTAAAGCAAGTCAAGAATTAACAAAGATGTTTTATGAGATTGTAAGAGGTGATGAAGATGAAACCGATATTTCTTAA